The following proteins come from a genomic window of Musa acuminata AAA Group cultivar baxijiao chromosome BXJ1-7, Cavendish_Baxijiao_AAA, whole genome shotgun sequence:
- the LOC103992466 gene encoding uncharacterized protein LOC103992466, translating into MANARRISVGLQPQPVSETPPPPPLSLSSPSPSPAAAAVSSVAVFLKRPSAFPLLLSVFVLLTWVFLRLEHPTSAGLRSSLSSGLSSSSSRSGTGPVDGADSDANLVRFSAVEFPSKIARDWRGWLMDPVTAAREARLRGRASKCASVHVGQIQPGGLRGNHRHHTCNETFIIWGADTKFRLENPNVKDKGYAEVTIRYDEVALATSPSGTAHAIINVDRVRSTFLLGCQDSLIKTNASTTDYNVWKDL; encoded by the exons ATGGCCAACGCTCGAAGGATCAGCGTCGGACTCCAACCCCAGCCAGTCTCCGAGACTCCACCTCCTCCCCCGCTGTCGCTTTCCTCTCCCTCCCCTtcgcccgccgccgccgccgtctccTCCGTCGCCGTCTTCTTGAAGCGGCCCTCCGCCTTCCCCCTGCTGCTCTCCGTCTTCGTCCTCCTCACCTGGGTCTTCCTCCGGCTCGAGCACCCGACCTCGGCCGGCCTCCGCTCCTCCCTCTCCTCCGGCTTGTCCTCGTCTTCTTCTCGATCCGGGACAGGGCCGGTCGATGGGGCCGATTCGGATGCCAACCTCGTGAGATTTAGCGCCGTGGAGTTCCCCTCGAAGATCGCTAGGGATTGGCGGGGGTGGCTGATGGACCCCGTTACCGCTGCGCGAGAGGCTCGACTGCGTG GAAGAGCGTCAAAGTGTGCTTCAGTCCATGTGGGTCAGATCCAACCAGGTGGTTTAAGAGGCAATCACCGGCATCACACCTGCAATGAGACGTTCATCATTTGGGGTGCAGACACAAAGTTCAGG TTGGAGAACCCTAATGTGAAAGACAAGGGCTACGCAGAAGTCACCATTCGATACGATGAAGTTGCGTTAGCCACGAGTCCAAGTGGGACTGCACATGCTATAATTAATGTCGATCGTGTGCGGTCCACTTTTCTATTGGGCTGTCAAGACAGTTTAATAAAAACCAATGCATCAACTACTGATTATAATGTGTGGAAAGACCTTTGA